A region of the Sinorhizobium arboris LMG 14919 genome:
GGTGTCCCGGGCAACGACGAGCCAGCGGCGGCACCCGGACGTGTGGTGCCAGTACTCCTCACAGGTGCCGCGCGGATTGTCACGCAGGTAGACGTAATCGAACCAATCGGCGGCATCCGCGTCAGCCGCCGGACGCGACAGAGCTGCGCCCCTGATCGTGAATTCTTCCTTGGGTCTTCGCCCGCAATTCGGGCAGGGCACGAGACTTGCCATTTCGAATGTCCTTGGTCCGCGAGATCAGTGGAGGTTAGGCTGAGCGCCTTGCCCTTTTTCGTCGAGGAGGAAGCCGCGCTCGAAACGGTCGAGACGAAAAGCTGCGGCGGTCTTTTGCGGCGCGTCCCGGGCGAGGAGATGTGCGAAGCAGAATCCTGAGGCAGGGGTGGCCTTGAAACCTCCATAGCACCAGCCGGCATTCAGATAGAGATTGTCTATCGCCGTCCGGTCGATGATCGGCGAGCCGTCCATGCTCATATCCATGATGCCGCCCCACGAACGCAGAACGCGCACCCGCGACAATGCCGGGATCATCGCCTTGCCGGCTTCCGCCACGTGTTCGACGGTCGCGAGGTTGCCGCGCTGGGCATAGGAATTGTAGCCGTCGAGATCGCCACCGAAGACCAGGCCGCCCTTGTCCGATTGCGAAACGTAGAAGTGCCCGGCTCCGAACGTCACCACGCCGTCGATGAACGGCTTCAGGCCTTCCGACACGAATGCCTGAAGCACGTGGCTCTCGATCGGCAGGCGCAATCCGGCCATTTCGGCGACTTGCGAGGAATTGCCGGCCGCCGCCAGCGCCAGCTTCCCGCAGCCGATGAAGCCGCGGCCCGTCTCGACGCCGATGACCCGCCCGCTTTCCCGCCTGATCCCGGTCACTTCGCAGTTCTGGATGATGTCGACCCCGCGGCTGTCGGCGCCGCGGGCATAGCCCCACGCGACGGCATCGTGACGCACGGTGCCGCCGCGGCGCTGCAAGAGTCCGCCCTGGATTGGGAAACGGGCATTGTCGAAATCGAGGAAGGGCAGCATCTTGCGCACGGCCGCGCGATCGAGGAGTTCTGCGTCCACTCCGTGCAGCCGCATCGCATTGCCGCGCCGCGTGTAGGCATCGCGCTGGGCATCGGAATGGTAGAGGTTGAGAACGCCGCGTTGCGAGACCATGGCATTGAAGTTGAAATCCTGCTCCAGCCCCTCCCAGAGCTTCATGGAGAGCTCGTAGAACGGATTGTTGCCGGGGAGCAGGTAGTTCGAGCGGATGATGGTCGTGTTGCGGCCGACATTGCCCGAGCCGATATAGTTCTTTTCCAGCACCGCGACGTTGGTGATGCCGAATTCCTTTGCCAGATAGTAGGCCGTCGCGAGGCCATGGCCGCCGCCGCCGACGATGATCACGTCGTAATAGGGCTTCGGGTCGGGTTGGCGCCATGCCGGCGTCCAGCTCCGGTTGCCGCGCAGGCCGTTCAGGAGGATGGAAAGTGCAGAGTAGCGCATGGATGCCGCCCCATAAGTGATCCGGGGGGCAAGTT
Encoded here:
- a CDS encoding sarcosine oxidase subunit delta family protein → MASLVPCPNCGRRPKEEFTIRGAALSRPAADADAADWFDYVYLRDNPRGTCEEYWHHTSGCRRWLVVARDTVTHEIAACRDAAGSSRSEARK
- a CDS encoding sarcosine oxidase subunit beta family protein gives rise to the protein MRYSALSILLNGLRGNRSWTPAWRQPDPKPYYDVIIVGGGGHGLATAYYLAKEFGITNVAVLEKNYIGSGNVGRNTTIIRSNYLLPGNNPFYELSMKLWEGLEQDFNFNAMVSQRGVLNLYHSDAQRDAYTRRGNAMRLHGVDAELLDRAAVRKMLPFLDFDNARFPIQGGLLQRRGGTVRHDAVAWGYARGADSRGVDIIQNCEVTGIRRESGRVIGVETGRGFIGCGKLALAAAGNSSQVAEMAGLRLPIESHVLQAFVSEGLKPFIDGVVTFGAGHFYVSQSDKGGLVFGGDLDGYNSYAQRGNLATVEHVAEAGKAMIPALSRVRVLRSWGGIMDMSMDGSPIIDRTAIDNLYLNAGWCYGGFKATPASGFCFAHLLARDAPQKTAAAFRLDRFERGFLLDEKGQGAQPNLH